The genomic segment GAGGTAGCATGACTCGACGAGCACCGCCGGCATCCGCGCCTCCACCAGAACGAAGAAGGGCGCCGGCCACACGCCGCGGTCGGGCAGGCCGAGCTCCGCGACGTGGGTCCCCTGGAGGCTCCGGGCCAGGTCCGCCGAGGGCGCGGTCAATTCCTCGAATGTCAGCCGGGCGAGGAGCCGGGCCGCCTCCAAACGGGCGATAAACGGCAGCTCGCCCGTGAGTGGCAGGGCGAACCGCGCGCCGCCGCCGGGCGACCAGGGGGTGTCCGGCCGGTGGTGGTCGGCGTAGTACATCTCGGGCCCGCAACGCTCCGGCGGGCCGCCGTTCAGGTGGAGGGAGAGGAAGAGATCGGCGCCGAGCTCGTTGGCGGTGCGGACGCGCTCCTGGAGCCCCACGGGGTAATCGCCCGTTCGGGTCAGTACGACCTCGACGTCCAGTTCCTCCTCCAGCATCGCCCGCACCCGACCGGCGATGTCCAGCACCAGGTCCTTCTCGAAAACGCCGGTCTTGGGGCCGCCGGCCCCCGTCCACCGGGGACCGCCGTGGCCGGGATCGAGGACGATCGGGTTCGAGGAGCACTCCGAGCAGCGGCCAGCGCCGCCCCACCGAGAGGGGCCGCTCCAGCGTCAGGCCGGGAATCTCCCAGCGCCAGGCGCCGTCGGTGAACACCGGCGCCGCGGGGGAGTCGCCGTCGGGAAGCGGCCCGTCCACCCCGAGGGACACCCAGGCCCCCGTCCCGGCGGGCGCGGCGTTCAGGGAAAGAAGCTCCGCCGCCGGCGACGCCGAGATGACGAATAAAAAAATGGCGAGGGCGAACAGCCTCAAATCGGCCTACTCCATCCGCTTGTCGTAGTCCTTGACGTAGGCGGCGATGCCGCGGTAAACCGCCTCGGCCACCCGCCGATAGCCCTCGGCATTGGTGTAGAGATCCGCCTCGCGCTTGCTGGTCATGAAGTAGCTCTCGACGAGGATGGCCGGCATGTGCGTTCCGCGCAGAACGGCGAAGTTGTCCTGTTTCACCCAGCGGTCCTTCAGGCCCAGCTCGTCCAGGAGCTCGGCGTTGACACAGTTGGCCAGCCGGGCC from the bacterium genome contains:
- a CDS encoding N-acetylmuramoyl-L-alanine amidase, whose protein sequence is MVLDPGHGGPRWTGAGGPKTGVFEKDLVLDIAGRVRAMLEEELDVEVVLTRTGDYPVGLQERVRTANELGADLFLSLHLNGGPPERCGPEMYYADHHRPDTPWSPGGGARFALPLTGELPFIARLEAARLLARLTFEELTAPSADLARSLQGTHVAELGLPDRGVWPAPFFVLVEARMPAVLVESCYL